A single Stutzerimonas stutzeri DNA region contains:
- a CDS encoding DEAD/DEAH box helicase → MTFASLGLIDPLLRTLESLDYTQPTPVQAKAIPAVLKGRDLMAAAQTGTGKTAGFALPLLQRLLHEGPQVASNSIRALVLVPTRELAEQVHESFRAYGQNLPLRTYAVYGGVSLNPQMMALRKGIDVLVATPGRLLDLYRQNAVKFGQVQALVLDEADRMLDLGFSQELDALFSALPKKRQTLLFSATFSDAIRQMAGELLRDPLSIEVSPRNAAARTVKQWLVPVDKKRKAELFLHLLADRRWGQVLVFVKTRKGVDQLVEQLQAEGIASDAIHGDRPQASRLRALERFKAGEVQVLVATDVAARGLDIHDLPQVVNFDLPIVAEDYVHRIGRTGRAGATGEAVSLVAADEVDQLAAIETLIQQVLPRHDEADFIPDHRVPTTQPGGQIIKKPKKPKKPKAAPGKGRIHLGNWFDESEKPNAKPIRKVPSLGGAKPAKKR, encoded by the coding sequence ATGACCTTCGCCTCCCTGGGCCTGATCGATCCGCTGCTGCGCACCCTCGAATCCCTCGACTACACCCAGCCGACGCCCGTTCAGGCCAAGGCGATCCCCGCTGTGCTCAAGGGCCGCGACCTGATGGCCGCCGCGCAGACCGGCACGGGCAAGACCGCCGGTTTCGCGCTACCGTTGCTGCAACGCTTGCTCCACGAGGGCCCGCAGGTGGCGAGCAATTCGATCCGCGCGCTGGTGCTGGTGCCCACCCGTGAGCTGGCCGAGCAGGTCCACGAAAGCTTCCGTGCCTACGGCCAGAACCTGCCGCTGCGCACTTATGCAGTCTACGGTGGCGTCAGTCTCAACCCGCAGATGATGGCCCTGCGCAAGGGCATCGACGTGCTGGTGGCGACGCCGGGGCGGTTGCTCGATCTGTATCGGCAGAACGCGGTGAAGTTCGGCCAGGTGCAGGCGCTGGTGCTCGACGAAGCCGACCGCATGCTCGATCTCGGCTTCTCGCAGGAACTCGACGCGCTGTTCAGCGCGCTGCCGAAAAAGCGCCAGACGCTGCTGTTCTCGGCGACCTTTTCCGATGCCATCCGGCAGATGGCTGGCGAGCTGTTGCGCGATCCGCTGTCGATCGAAGTCAGCCCGCGCAACGCCGCCGCCAGAACCGTCAAGCAATGGCTGGTGCCGGTGGACAAGAAGCGCAAGGCCGAGCTGTTCCTGCATCTGCTGGCGGACCGGCGCTGGGGCCAGGTGCTGGTGTTCGTCAAGACCCGCAAGGGCGTCGATCAACTGGTGGAGCAGTTGCAGGCCGAGGGCATCGCCAGCGATGCGATCCACGGCGACAGACCCCAGGCGTCGCGGTTACGTGCGCTGGAGCGCTTCAAGGCCGGTGAAGTGCAAGTGCTGGTGGCGACCGACGTGGCCGCGCGAGGGCTGGATATCCATGATCTGCCGCAGGTGGTCAATTTCGACCTGCCGATTGTCGCCGAAGACTACGTACATCGCATTGGCCGCACGGGCCGCGCGGGCGCGACCGGCGAAGCCGTATCGTTGGTCGCCGCCGACGAAGTCGATCAGCTCGCCGCCATCGAGACGCTGATCCAGCAGGTCTTGCCGCGTCATGACGAGGCGGATTTCATACCCGACCACCGTGTGCCGACCACCCAGCCCGGTGGCCAGATCATCAAGAAACCGAAGAAGCCTAAAAAGCCCAAGGCTGCGCCCGGCAAGGGGCGCATTCACCTCGGCAACTGGTTCGATGAAAGCGAAAAACCCAACGCCAAGCCAATCCGCAAGGTGCCGAGCCTGGGCGGGGCGAAGCCGGCGAAAAAGCGCTGA
- a CDS encoding YciC family protein → MNVLSILRDACFFYSRNLASIARLCLPLIALESCTRLAVDHLVGKDALPAQELLVGMIFYPLYIGALILFLDARSRGHAPALREIMMRALPLWPSMAVLAGLGTLLIMLGASLFVLPGLWVMVKIAFAEYLLVLRGLSPLAALKQSFLQTRGHFLLVFGCILAVLLPLWLLEAWLAARFWAGETSPGVLAVLVDSAVGLVQLLATVVLFRCFMLCSDPVISTDEKS, encoded by the coding sequence ATGAATGTCCTGTCCATCCTCCGTGACGCCTGTTTTTTCTACTCCCGCAACCTGGCGTCCATCGCCCGGCTGTGCCTGCCGCTGATCGCGCTGGAAAGCTGCACCCGTCTGGCCGTCGATCATCTGGTGGGCAAGGATGCACTGCCGGCACAGGAGCTGTTGGTGGGCATGATCTTCTACCCGCTCTATATCGGTGCGCTGATTCTGTTTCTCGATGCGCGCAGCCGCGGCCACGCGCCGGCGCTGCGCGAGATCATGATGCGCGCGCTGCCGCTATGGCCCTCGATGGCCGTGCTGGCCGGGCTGGGTACGCTGCTGATCATGCTCGGCGCGTCGCTGTTCGTTCTGCCGGGGCTCTGGGTGATGGTCAAGATCGCGTTCGCCGAGTATCTGTTGGTTCTGCGCGGCCTTAGCCCGCTAGCGGCGCTCAAGCAAAGCTTTCTGCAGACCCGCGGCCATTTTCTGCTGGTGTTCGGCTGCATCCTGGCCGTACTGCTGCCGCTATGGCTTCTCGAAGCCTGGCTCGCGGCACGGTTCTGGGCCGGCGAGACATCTCCCGGCGTGCTGGCCGTGCTGGTCGACAGCGCCGTCGGGCTGGTGCAACTTCTGGCCACCG
- a CDS encoding NYN domain-containing protein, protein MKKIALFADVQNLYYTVRQAHGCHFNYAALWAEVSARGEIVEAYAYAIDRGDVRQQQFQQILRNLGFTVKLKPYIQRSDGSAKGDWDVGITIDVLDSAAHVDEVVLASGDGDFDLLLDRVRAGGAEATAYGVPGLTAQSLIRAATRYVPIEGALLLRQ, encoded by the coding sequence GTGAAGAAGATCGCCCTGTTTGCCGACGTGCAGAATCTCTATTACACGGTGCGCCAGGCCCATGGCTGCCATTTCAACTATGCCGCGTTGTGGGCCGAGGTCAGCGCGCGCGGTGAGATCGTCGAGGCCTATGCCTATGCCATTGACCGGGGCGACGTCAGGCAGCAGCAGTTCCAGCAGATCCTGCGTAACCTCGGCTTCACCGTGAAACTCAAACCCTACATCCAGCGCAGCGATGGTTCGGCCAAGGGCGACTGGGACGTCGGCATCACCATCGATGTACTGGACAGCGCCGCGCACGTCGACGAGGTGGTGCTGGCCTCCGGCGACGGTGACTTCGATCTGTTGCTTGATCGCGTGCGAGCCGGGGGGGCCGAGGCCACCGCCTATGGCGTACCGGGGCTGACCGCGCAATCGCTGATTCGCGCCGCCACGCGCTATGTGCCCATCGAGGGCGCGCTGCTGTTGCGCCAGTGA